One window from the genome of Bradyrhizobium xenonodulans encodes:
- a CDS encoding VOC family protein produces MNQHLSLVSLVVADYDEAIAFFTRALNFELCEDSPLGGGKRWVVVRPRGNSGTGLLLARADGPAQTARIGDQTGGRVFLFLETDDFKRDHARMTAAGVRFVAAPRHEAYGVVAVFEDLCGNRWDLIQSVKRS; encoded by the coding sequence ATGAACCAGCATCTGTCCCTCGTCAGTCTCGTGGTCGCCGACTATGACGAAGCGATCGCCTTCTTCACGCGCGCGCTGAATTTCGAGCTTTGCGAGGACTCGCCGCTCGGCGGCGGCAAGCGCTGGGTGGTCGTGCGGCCACGGGGCAATTCCGGCACTGGCCTGCTGCTGGCGCGCGCGGACGGTCCGGCGCAGACGGCGCGCATCGGCGACCAGACCGGCGGGCGCGTCTTCCTGTTCCTGGAAACGGATGATTTCAAGCGCGATCACGCGCGCATGACCGCCGCTGGCGTACGCTTCGTCGCGGCGCCACGGCATGAAGCCTATGGCGTCGTGGCGGTGTTCGAGGATCTCTGTGGCAACCGCTGGGACCTGATCCAATCAGTCAAGCGCAGTTGA